In Colletotrichum higginsianum IMI 349063 chromosome 1, whole genome shotgun sequence, one genomic interval encodes:
- a CDS encoding Amino acid permease — MAPYNEDVELSAIKIKEDSLTLGSSYSMRREPVYDPSPAPGVFARVFESFKRDPGQLTDGMHQRQHRGGSRSNSSMDLDPGHERVFNGVHYYDIRLANLQTSNTLLSRKLKGRHLQMIAIGGSIGTGLFVASGQALEVGGPASLLIAFTLVGAMLYCTCQALGELAVAFPVAGSFSAYSTRFLDPSWGFAMGWNYALQWLIVLPLEIIAASITITYWDKHITKAYFVTIFLLGIIAINLFGVKGYGEAEFLFSIIKIIAVIGFILLGIVLNCGGTPDSGYIGGQYWQDPGAFHNGFKGLCSVFVTAAFAFAGTELVGLAAAETANPRKSLPTAIKQVFWRITLFYVVALTLIGLLVPYNEPRLLGASSSADAAASPFVIAIENARIDVLPSVMNAVILIAVLSVGNSAVFGSSRTLAALADQHQAPRFLSYVDRKGRPLTAIGVASVVGLISYLADLKKQDQVLDWLLAISGLSSIFTWSSICLCHIRFRRAWARKGHGLHELAFRSQVGVLGSWCGLIMNVLVLVAQFWVGAFPVGYEKWTPEAVARNFFLRYAAFPIVVIMYIVHKLYFRTVVIRIADMDVDTGRRDFNLGILVAQEQEERRSWPRWKRVYKFLC, encoded by the exons ATGGCGCCGTACAACGAAGACGTGGAACTCAGCGCCATCAAGATCAAGGAAGACTCCCTCACGCTCGGGAGCAGCTACAGCATGCGCCGCGAACCCGTCTACGACCCGAGCCCCGCGCCGGGAGTCTTCGCCCGCGTCTTCGAGAGCTTCAAGCGCGACCCGGGCCAGCTGACGGACGGCATgcaccaacgccaacaccGGGGCGGGTCGAGGAGCAACTCGTCCATGGACCTGGACCCGGGCCACGAGCGCGTCTTCAACGGTGTGCATTACTACGACATCCGCCTTGCGAACCTGCAGACGTCCAATACGCTGCTGAGCAGGAAGCTCAAGGGCAGACACCTACAGATgatcgccatcggcggctcCATCGGCACGGGGCTGTTCGTCGCCTCCGGGCAGgcgctcgaggtcggcgggcCGGCGTCTCTGCTGATCGCCTTCACCCTCGTGGGCGCCATGCTGTATTGCACCTGTCAAGCCCTCGGGGAACTGGCTGTTGCGTTCCCTGTGGCTGGTTCCTTCTCCGCCTACTCCACGCGGTTCCTGGATCCCTCGTGGGGGTTCGCCATGGGATGGAA CTACGCTCTGCAGTGGTTGATTGTTCTTCCGCTCGAAatcatcgccgcctccatAACAATAACGTACTGGGACAAGCACATCACCAAGGCCTATTTCGTCACGATattcctcctcggcatcatcgccatcaacCTCTTTGGCGTCAAGGGATACGGCGAAGCCGAGTTCCTGTTCTCCATCATCAAAATCATCGCCGTCATTGGCTTCAT CCTGCTTGGAATAGTTCTCAACTGCGGAGGAACCCCGGACTCGGGCTACATCGGCGGCCAGTATTGGCAAGACCCCGGCGCCTTTCACAACGGCTTCAAGGGCCTCTGCAGCGTCTTCGTCACCGCtgccttcgccttcgccggcaccgagCTGGTCGGCCTCGCGGCCGCTGAGACGGCCAACCCGCGCAAGTCGCTACCGACCGCCATTAAGCAGGTCTTCTGGCGCATCACCCTCTTctacgtcgtcgccctcacCCTCATCGGCCTGCTGGTCCCCTACAACGAGCCCCGCCTGCTGggcgcctcctcctccgccgacgccgccgcctcccccttTGTCATCGCCATCGAAAACGCCCGCATCGACGTCCTGCCCTCCGTCATGaacgccgtcatcctcatcgccgtcctcTCCGTCGGcaactcggccgtcttcggctCCTCCcgcaccctcgccgccctcgccgaccagCACCAGGCCCCGCGCTTCCTCTCCTACGTCGATCGCAAGGGCCGGCCCCTGaccgccatcggcgtcgcctccgtcgtcggcctcatcTCCTACCTCGCTGACCTCAAGAAGCAGGACCAGGTCCTCGACTGGCTCCTCGCCATCTCGGGCCTCTCGTCCATCTTCACCTGGTCCTCCATCTGCCTTTGCCACATCCGCTTCCGACGCGCATGGGCCCGCAAGGGCCACGGCCTGCACGAGCTCGCCTTCCGCTCCCaagtcggcgtcctcggctcGTGGTGCGGCCTCATTATGAACGTCCTCGTGCTCGTCGCCCAGTTCTGGGTCGGCGCCTTCCCCGTCGGCTACGAGAAGTGGacgcccgaggccgtcgcgcGCAACTTCTTCCTGCGTTACGCCGCGTtccccatcgtcgtcatcatgtACATCGTCCACAAGCTCTACTTCCGCACTGTCGTCATCCGCATCGCAGACATGGATGTTGACACGGGCCGTCGGGACTTCaacctcggcatcctcgtcgcGCAGGAGCAGGAAGAGCGGCGGTCGTGGCCGAGGTGGAAGCGCGTGTACAAGTTTCTGTGTTAA
- a CDS encoding alpha-1,2-Mannosidase, with amino-acid sequence MNVRDPFNLHRNTALNVFKVTASRAAQNIKEKAVEAGATALNDMAFNVPKNIPSFSNPQRVLEDRYWGASAANSRSGRGGNSGIFQGVQGRVEDLLGTRGQLPMYKDKPYAHHASRRFRPLWRKKRSILVTLLLLFSGLWFFGFFSEGSKARESASTWRGWLGASEPTGKKVDWLKRRERVVEAFELSWDAYERYAWGYDEYHPIAKTGRQMAPKGLGWIIIDSLDTMMLMNLTTRLGHAREWLAKDLTWDQDQDVNTFETTIRMLGGLLSAHYLSTEFPELAAIKDDDPGAAGEDLYLEKAKDLADRLLSAFDSPSGVPYASVNLAQYKGIVSHADGGASSTAETTTLQLEFKYLAKLTGEKEFWDKVERVMEVVDNNGAQDGLVPIYIYATTGEFRGDNIRLGSRGDSYYEYLIKQYLQTNKQEPIYEEMWDDALDGVRKHLITYSKPSGFTVLGERPSGLNGELSPKMDHLVCFMPGTIALGATGGIPEAEARRLPTWNKKKDEDMRLARELMQTCWGMYKWMATGLAGEITYFNIDKPPAPASASHHPPKDFDPDPHAKWRQDFEVHSNDVHNLQRPESIESLFYMWRITGDPIYREWGWEMFKSFVNYTAVEDGGGFTSLSNANTIPPVVRDNLESFWMAETLKYFYLLFSPNDLLPMDKVVFNTEAHPLPRFDMGKLFNTGWKRKPRDANGKIVVEQA; translated from the exons ATGAATGTTCGCGACCCATTCAACCTACACCGGAACACAGCCCTCAACGTTTTCAAGGTGACGGCTTCTCGCGCTGCCCAAAACATAAAAGAAAAAGCAGTTGAGGCTGGAGCCACTGCCCTGAACGACATGGCTTTCAATGTGCCCAAGAATATCCCCTCCTTTAGCAACCCGCAACGAGTTCTCGAAGATCGCTACTGGGGCGCCTCTGCCGCGAACAGCCGGTCCGGCCGTGGAGGAAACTCCGGCATCTTTCAAGGCGTGCAGGGACGAGTCGAAGACCTGCTCGGCACCAGGGGCCAGCTCCCTATGTACAAAGACAAGCCCTATGCCCACCACGCGAGCCGGAGGTTTCGTCCTCTGTGGCGGAAGAAGCGTTCCATCCTCGTCACCCTTCTGCTCCTCTTCTCGGGCCTATGGTtcttcggcttcttctccgaaGGCTCCAAGGCTCGAGAGTCGGCTTCGACATGGAGGGGCTGGCTCGGCGCTTCTGAGCCTACGGGCAAGAAGGTGGACTGGCTCAAGAGGCGAGAGAGAGTCGTGGAGGCCTTCGAGCTCAGCTGGGACGCCTATGAACGTTACGCATGGG GCTATGACGAGTACCACCCCATTGCGAAGACCGGTCGACAGATGGCACCTAAGGGTCTCGGCTGGATCATCATTGATTCCCTCGATACCATGATGCTGATGAATCTGACGACACGCCTGGGCCACGCGAGAGAATGGCTTGCCAAAGACTTGACGTgggaccaggaccaggatGTCAATACGTTCGAGACCACCATCAGAATGCTCGGCGGTCTCCTCTCCGCCCACTACCTGTCGACCGAGTTCCCTGAGCTGGCCGCGATAAAGGACGACGACCccggcgcggccggcgaggacctgTACTTGGAGAAGGCAAAGGACCTAGCCGATCGCCTGCTCAGCGCTTTCGATTCGCCCTCTGGAGTTCCCTACGCGAGCGTCAACCTGGCTCAGTACAAGGGCATTGTCTCCCATGCCGACGGGGGCGCTTCTTCGACCGCCGAGACGACCACTTTACAGCTCGAGTTCAAGTATCTGGCCAAGCTCACCGGCGAAAAGGAGTTTTGGGACAAGGTGGAGAGGGTCATGGAGGTTGTCGACAACAACGGCGCCCAGGACGGCCTCGTGCCCATCTACATCTACGCCACGACGGGAGAGTTCAGGGGCGACAACATTCGCCTCGGCTCCCGCGGTGACTCGTACTATGAGTACCTGATCAAGCAGTACCTACAGACGAACAAGCAAGAGCCTATCTACGAAGAGATGTGggacgatgccctcgacggcgtgcGCAAACACCTGATCACTTACAGCAAGCCCTCCGGGTTCACTGTTCTCGGGGAGCGGCCCTCCGGCTTGAACGGCGAGCTGTCCCCCAAGATGGACCATCTCGTATGCTTCATGCCCGGGACAATTGCGCTGGGAGCTACGGGTGGCATCCCAGAGGCAGAGGCCAGACGGCTTCCGACATGGAACAAGAAAAAGGATGAGGACATGAGGCTGGCGCGCGAGCTCATGCAGACATGCTGGGGCATGTACAAGTGGATGGCGACCGGACTTGCTGGGGAGATCACATACTTCAACATCGACAAGCCCCCGGCGCCTGCCTCAGCCTCGCACCACCCGCCCAAGGACTTTGACCCCGACCCTCATGCCAAGTGGCGGCAGGATTTCGAGGTTCACTCCAACGACGTCCATAACTTGCAGCGGCCCGAGTCCATCGAGAGCCTGTTCTACATGTGGAGAATCACCGGCGATCCGATATACAGAGAGTGGGGATGGGAGATGTTCAAATCGTTTGTCAACTACACCGCAGTCGAGGACGGTGGTGGTTTCACAAGCTTGAGCAACGCTAACACAATCCCTCCCGTCGTGCGTGACAACCTCGAGAGCTTCTGGATG GCCGAGACTCTCAAGTACTTCTACCTTCTGTTCTCGCCCAACGACTTGCTGCCCATGGACAAAGTCGTCTTCAACACCGAGGCCCACCCGCTTCCCCGTTTCGACATGGGCAAGTTGTTCAACACTGGCTGGAAACGGAAACCGCGAGACGCCAACGGAAAGATTGTTGTCGAGCAAGCATGA
- a CDS encoding Autophagy-related protein atg10 — translation MVFRDFPFLTPDEFSEVCHHFDSQYCRATLGPLRQRWKLRVCTALDTTFASGVEYTTYLQIIRPLETTLDCGDLSSILDKFSFMNGSSERDALGLDDEAMIDAEESDEAALAKPRVPDSGHVVYEVHLHPTYRMPCLWFTLHGLPADEPAFDLDTVFRRLVPDQFKDALRRTGGIGGISGDHHPLTGLPSFFIHPCLLGDAMSGFNCSKEQYMMLWLGLVGGCVGLWVPKEMAMMDSTG, via the exons ATGGTGTTCAGAGACTTCCCTTTCTTGACCCCGGACGAGTTTTCCGAAGTGTGCCATCACTTCGACAGCCAATACTGCCGCGCAACGCTGGGTCCTTTGCGGCAACGCTGGAAGCTGAGGGTGTGCACGGCCCTCGACACAACGTTTGCTTCTGGAGTTGAATACACGACATATTTGCAGATCATACGGCCGCTGGAGACGACGCTGGACTGCGGGGATCTCTCCTCAATTCTGGACAAGTTTTCTTTCATGAATGGCAGTTCGGAAAGAGACGCACTTGGACTGGACGATGAGGCTATGATTGATGCCGAGGAGTCCGACGAG GCTGCTCTTGCGAAACCCCGCGTGCCAGACTCGGGACACGTAGTCTATGAAGTGCACCTGCATCCTACGTATCGGATGCCGTGCTTGTGGTTTACGTTGCACGGGCTGCCAGCCGACGAGCccgccttcgacctcgacacTGTCTTCCGACGACTGGTGCCCGATCAGTTCAAGGATGCCCTGCGGAGGACCGGCGGCATCGGAGGGATCTCCGGCGAT CACCACCCCCTCACGGGACTACCCTCATTCTTCATCCATCCATGCCTTCTCGGAGACGCCATGTCGGGCTTCAACTGCTCCAAGGAGCAGTATATGATGCTATGGCTCGGCCTGGTCGGCGGATGCGTGGGGCTCTGGGTGCCTAAAGAGATGGCCATGATGGATTCGACCGGCTGA
- a CDS encoding RNA recognition domain-containing protein, translating to MAAAAPPRGLAPNASLPAKVATISPNQTLYVTNLPSNKIQKQDLRTELYLLFSTYGPVLDIVALKTMKMRGQAHITFRDVQTATQAMRSLEGFEFLGRPLTIQYAKSKSDFVAKLDGTYKMPNSTAGASSTEVTDLQKSIFNAPAPGTASGSVAPGSAAAKPSASGDQPMGDAQASDARGQKRTRDEEEDEDSDVAMEEDSDDD from the exons ATGGCAGCcgccgctcctcctcgcggCCTTGCGCCCAACGCGTCACTACCCGCCAAGGTCGCGACGATCTCTCCGAACCAGAC ACTCTACGTAACGAACCTTCCGTCCAACAAGATCCAGAAGCAAGACCTGCGAACCGAACTCTACCTGCTCTTCTCGACTTACGGCCCCGTTCTCGACATTGTTGCCTTGAAGACAATGAAGATGCGAGGGCAAGCGCACATCACCTTTCGCGATGTACAAACAGCAACTCAAGCCATGCGCTCGCTCGAAGGCTTCGAGTTTCTCGGCCGCCCTCTG ACTATCCAGTACGCCAAGTCAAAGTCCGACTTCGTTGCCAAGCTGGACGGCACGTACAAGATGCCGAATTCGACGGCTGGTGCTTCTAGTACCGAGGTGACGGACCTCCAGAAGAGCATCTTCAACGCCCCAGCACCCGGTACGGCGTCAGGAAGCGTCGCGCCAGGAAGCGCTGCGGCGAagccctcggcctcgggcgaCCAGCCCATGGGCGATGCACAGGCATCGGATGCGAGGGGCCAGAAGCGGACgagagacgaggaagaagacgaggacaGTGACGTTGCCATGGAAGaggacagcgacgacgattGA
- a CDS encoding WD repeat domain-containing protein — MAAPQVHHLFHAPIADHSFSADRETLAIARDSTIELYGQAGNAFKLKDELKGHDKTVTSVDIAPNSGRIVSCSQDRNALVWEPSPTGYKPTLVLLRISRAATFVRWSPSETKFAVGSGDRVIAVCYFEEENDWWVSKHLKKPIRSTITSVAWHPNSVLLAAGSTDAHARVLSSFIKGVDARPEPTAWGERLPFNTVCGEYLNNSAGWVHSVSFSPSGNALAFAAHDSSITVVYPSAPEQPPRAVVTITTQLLPFMSLLWSSEDEIIAAGYDCEAFRFKGGEEGWSLAGTLESKGRPGLSDAREESALNMFRQMDLKGKAKDDTQLKTVHQNTITTLRPYESSGDNLTKFSSSGVDGRIVIWST; from the exons ATGGCGGCCCCCCAGGTTCACCATCTCTTCCACGCTCCCATCGCGGACCACTCGTTCTCTGCCGACCGTGAGACGCTGGCGATTGCTCGCGACTCGACCATTGAGCTGTATGGACAGGCCGGGAACGCCTTCAAGCTCAAGGACGAGCTCAAGGGACACGACAAGACCGTCACGAGCGTTGATATCGCTCCCAACAGCGGTCGTATTGTGTCCTGCTCCCAAG ACCGAAACGCCCTCGTCTGGGAGCCCTCGCCGACCGGATACAAGCCtaccctcgtcctcctccgaaTCAGCCGCGCCGCAACCTTTGTGCGGTGGTCTCCGTCGGAAACCAAGTTTGCCGTCGGCTCGGGCGACCGTGTCATTGCTGTCTGCTATTTCGAAGAGGAGAACGACTGGTGGGTGTCGAAGCACCTGAAGAAGCCTATCCGGAGCACCATCACATCTGTCGCATGGCATCCCAACTCCGTCCTCCTTGCTGCCGGGTCGACTGATGCCCACGCCCGCGTTCTTTCCAGCTTCATCAAGGGAGTCGATGCCCGACCCGAGCCGACCGCTTGGGGTGAACGCTTGCCGTTCAACACCGTATGCGGAGAGTACTTGAACAACTCTGCCGGCTGGGTGCACTCCGTTTCTTTTTCGCCCAGCGGAAATGCCCTGGCATTCGCTGCCCACGACAGCAGCATCACTGTCGTATACCCCAGTGCCCCCGAACAGCCTCCCCGggccgtcgtcaccatcaccacccaGCTTCTGCCCTTCATGAGCCTTCTCTGGAGCTCAGAGGATGAAATCATTGCTGCAGGCTACGACTGCGAAGCTTTTCGATTCAAGGGTGGTGAGGAAGGCTGGAGCCTGGCAGGTACCCTCGAGTCCAAGGGCCGCCCCGGCCTCAGCGATGCCCGCGAGGAGTCTGCACTCAACATGTTCAGGCAGATGGATCTCAAGGGTAAGGCCAAGGATGACACCCAGCTCAAGACGGTCCACCAGAACACCATCACTACCCTCCGTCCCTATGAGTCGTCAGGCGACAACCTGACGAAATTTTCTT CAAGCGGCGTCGACGGAAGAATTGTTATTTGGAGCACCTAG